One genomic window of Anthonomus grandis grandis chromosome 3, icAntGran1.3, whole genome shotgun sequence includes the following:
- the LOC126733694 gene encoding cuticle protein LPCP-23-like, translating into MNSFAVFTFVACLAVTNAGWFHHEPSAKIIQGPSSKTTLVGPEGSVISAVAPGGQIVHEEHPGVIAHATPVVAHHVPVIAHDAPVVAHHVPTTVVAHDSSEHGHENAIIAGPSGTVARGHGVHGAVAAAHAAPVVAHHAAVVAPVVVPDDVHHYDHEGQYVHDHSESLYDDGSYKPHYYH; encoded by the exons ATGAACTCCTTC GCTGTCTTTACATTCGTCGCCTGTTTGGCCGTCACCAACGCCGGTTGGTTCCACCACGAACCCTCAGCCAAGATCATCCAAGGCCCCAGCTCCAAGACCACCCTGGTCGGACCAGAAGGCAGTGTGATCTCCGCTGTAGCACCAGGAGGACAAATTGTACACGAAGAGCATCCAGGAGTCATCGCTCATGCCACCCCAGTAGTCGCCCATCACGTTCCAGTTATTGCCCATGATGCTCCAGTCGTAGCCCACCATGTTCCAACCACCGTTGTAGCTCATGATTCCTCTGAACACGGACATGAAAACGCCATTATTGCTGGCCCATCTGGAACTGTAGCGCGTGGTCATGGTGTACATGGGGCTGTAGCAGCTGCTCATGCTGCCCCAGTTGTTGCTCATCATGCGGCTGTTGTAGCCCCAGTAGTTGTACCTGATGACGTGCACCACTATGATCACGAAGGTCAATACGTACATGACCACAGTGAATCTCTTTATGATGATGGCTCCTACAAACCTCATTACTATCACTAA